Proteins encoded within one genomic window of Brachybacterium muris:
- a CDS encoding SAM-dependent methyltransferase → MSPRRLDVALAVVGLARSRTHAQRIIDEGRARIDGHPARRASTPVPEDARLTVVDVPDGVEYASRAAHKLNGALQELGLTVQDRHCLDAGASTGGFTDVLLRRGAEKVIAVDIGHDQLAEHLSVDPRVTVMDGTSVRDLEPALIGGSIDLLVADLSFISLRTVMAALASVVRPRGDLLLMVKPQFEVGREALPRTGVVADAAEHCRAVTGVARSAAETGLEVAGAGASPLPGQDGNREFFLHLRPTGHAVTLTDRVCDMIESVVTGRSAPGPHRHITEGEDGAG, encoded by the coding sequence GTGAGCCCGCGTCGGCTCGACGTCGCACTGGCGGTGGTCGGGCTGGCACGGTCCCGCACCCACGCCCAGCGCATCATCGACGAGGGGCGCGCCCGGATCGATGGCCACCCTGCCCGACGCGCCAGCACCCCCGTCCCGGAGGATGCCCGGCTCACCGTGGTCGACGTGCCCGACGGCGTCGAGTACGCCTCCCGTGCCGCCCACAAGCTCAACGGCGCCCTGCAGGAACTGGGATTGACGGTCCAGGACAGGCACTGCCTGGACGCCGGGGCCTCCACCGGTGGCTTCACCGACGTACTGCTGCGGCGCGGCGCCGAAAAGGTGATCGCCGTGGACATCGGCCACGACCAACTCGCCGAGCACCTCTCTGTCGACCCCCGCGTCACCGTGATGGACGGCACCAGCGTGCGCGATCTCGAACCCGCGCTCATCGGGGGCAGCATCGATCTGCTGGTGGCCGATCTCTCCTTCATCTCCCTGCGCACCGTGATGGCAGCGCTCGCTTCCGTGGTGCGACCTCGCGGTGACCTGCTGCTGATGGTCAAGCCCCAGTTCGAGGTGGGTCGAGAGGCACTGCCCCGCACCGGGGTGGTCGCCGATGCGGCCGAGCACTGTCGGGCGGTGACCGGTGTCGCTCGCAGCGCCGCCGAGACCGGTCTGGAGGTGGCCGGCGCCGGCGCCAGCCCCCTGCCCGGGCAGGACGGGAACCGTGAGTTCTTCCTCCACCTGCGCCCCACCGGCCACGCCGTGACGCTCACGGACCGCGTCTGTGACATGATCGAATCCGTCGTGACCGGACGCTCCGCGCCCGGCCCGCACCGACACATCACCGAGGGGGAGGACGGAGCAGGATGA
- a CDS encoding HAD-IIA family hydrolase encodes MIRRPEPSLLDLHDALLLDLDGTLMHGSRPIPFAAEAVTTARSRGLHVVFATNNASRTPQQAAEHLATVGVDAQPGEFVTSPQVASRLLAERLEPGAEVLVVGGPSLADEIRTAGLRPVDVDSDSVVAVVQGWSPDLDWPRLAEGAYAIRRDALWMATNVDATLPTERGLAPGNGSMVAALRHATGVNPDVAGKPEPGMFTVAANDVGSRSPLVVGDRLDTDIEGANRAGMDSLLVLTGVDSVATALHADPVRRPTHIFADLSHLTDPCPLPVVTDTEARCGSVSVTWADGDIILRGEVEDPRVLRALLALLRTHAADAAWTGRLLDGNGAPIEVTAP; translated from the coding sequence ATGATCCGCCGTCCGGAACCATCCCTGCTGGACCTTCACGACGCCCTGCTGCTCGATCTTGACGGCACCCTCATGCACGGCTCGCGGCCGATCCCCTTCGCCGCAGAGGCGGTCACGACCGCTCGCTCCCGCGGGCTGCACGTCGTGTTCGCCACCAACAACGCCTCCCGCACCCCGCAGCAGGCCGCCGAGCACCTGGCGACCGTGGGCGTCGATGCCCAGCCTGGGGAGTTCGTGACCTCCCCGCAGGTGGCATCACGACTGCTCGCAGAGCGTCTCGAACCCGGCGCCGAGGTGCTCGTGGTGGGCGGCCCCAGCCTCGCCGACGAGATCCGCACCGCGGGCCTTCGCCCGGTGGATGTCGACTCCGATTCGGTCGTCGCGGTGGTGCAGGGCTGGTCGCCCGACCTCGACTGGCCGCGACTGGCCGAAGGCGCGTACGCCATCCGCCGCGACGCCCTGTGGATGGCCACCAACGTCGATGCCACCCTGCCCACCGAGCGCGGCCTGGCCCCCGGCAACGGGTCCATGGTGGCGGCGCTGCGGCACGCCACCGGTGTGAACCCTGACGTGGCGGGCAAGCCCGAACCGGGCATGTTCACCGTCGCCGCGAACGACGTCGGCTCGCGCAGCCCCCTGGTGGTGGGGGACCGCCTGGACACCGACATCGAGGGAGCGAACCGCGCGGGCATGGACTCCCTGCTGGTGCTGACCGGCGTGGACTCAGTCGCCACAGCCCTGCACGCCGACCCGGTGCGACGCCCCACCCACATCTTCGCCGACCTGTCCCACCTGACGGATCCCTGCCCGCTGCCGGTGGTCACCGACACCGAGGCCCGCTGCGGTTCCGTGAGCGTCACCTGGGCCGACGGCGACATCATCCTGCGCGGCGAGGTCGAGGACCCCCGGGTCCTGCGCGCCCTCCTCGCCCTGCTGCGCACCCACGCCGCCGACGCCGCATGGACCGGCCGGCTGCTGGACGGCAACGGAGCCCCGATCGAGGTCACGGCCCCGTGA
- the steA gene encoding putative cytokinetic ring protein SteA codes for MSALDQVTVSGTARLGKRTKDLTKRLSPGDIAVIDHEDIDRVAAEALVERRPAAVLNAAESTSGRYPNAGPRILVDAGIALVDGLGQAVFEQLHEGQELTLRGSIVLVGDRVIAQGIAQDQATVTAAQEAAREGLSEQLEMFAQNTMEYMLREKDLLLDGIGAPEVRTKLAGRPVLIVVRGYHYKEDLVTLRPFLRESRPVIIGVDGGADAVLDAGFRPDMIIGDMDSVSDRALSSGAELVVHAYRNGRAPGMARLEELGVDQDAVLFPASGTSEDIAMLLADEKGAAVIVAVGTHGTLEEFLDKGRAGMSSTFLTRLRIGSKLVDAKGVSRLYRQRISNFQLALLAVAGLLALTVAMWATPGGQALLQILGARLDGMLSWFTTLFAPRLPGG; via the coding sequence ATGAGCGCCCTCGACCAGGTCACCGTCTCCGGCACTGCCCGACTCGGCAAGCGCACCAAGGACCTCACCAAGCGCCTGTCGCCGGGCGACATCGCCGTGATCGACCATGAGGACATCGACCGGGTGGCCGCCGAGGCCCTCGTGGAGCGCCGCCCCGCTGCGGTGCTCAACGCCGCCGAGTCGACCTCCGGGCGCTACCCGAACGCTGGCCCACGCATTCTGGTCGACGCGGGCATCGCCCTGGTCGACGGACTGGGCCAGGCCGTGTTCGAGCAGCTCCACGAGGGCCAGGAGCTCACTCTGCGCGGTTCCATCGTTCTCGTCGGGGACAGGGTGATCGCCCAGGGGATCGCCCAGGACCAGGCCACCGTCACCGCCGCCCAGGAAGCGGCCCGGGAAGGACTCTCCGAGCAGTTGGAGATGTTCGCGCAGAACACCATGGAGTACATGCTGCGGGAGAAGGACCTGCTGCTGGACGGCATCGGTGCCCCCGAGGTGCGCACCAAGCTGGCCGGCCGCCCGGTGCTGATCGTGGTGCGCGGCTACCATTACAAGGAGGACCTGGTCACCCTGCGTCCGTTCCTGCGCGAGTCCCGGCCAGTGATCATCGGGGTGGACGGCGGGGCCGACGCCGTGCTCGATGCCGGGTTCCGGCCCGACATGATCATCGGGGACATGGACTCCGTCTCCGACCGGGCATTGTCCAGCGGGGCAGAGCTGGTGGTGCACGCCTACCGCAACGGACGCGCCCCCGGCATGGCCCGTCTGGAGGAACTAGGGGTGGACCAGGACGCCGTGTTGTTCCCCGCCTCCGGCACAAGCGAGGACATCGCCATGCTGCTGGCGGACGAGAAGGGCGCTGCCGTGATCGTTGCCGTCGGCACCCACGGCACCCTCGAGGAGTTCCTGGACAAGGGACGCGCCGGCATGAGCTCCACCTTCCTGACCCGCCTGCGCATCGGCTCCAAACTGGTGGACGCCAAGGGCGTTTCCCGCCTGTACCGCCAGCGGATCTCCAACTTCCAGCTGGCCCTGCTAGCAGTGGCAGGACTGCTGGCCCTGACCGTCGCGATGTGGGCCACACCGGGCGGCCAGGCACTGCTGCAGATCCTCGGCGCCCGCCTGGATGGCATGCTGTCCTGGTTCACCACGCTGTTCGCGCCCCGCCTGCCGGGCGGGTAG
- the recN gene encoding DNA repair protein RecN, producing the protein MLSTLRIRSIGVIEDATLEFGPGFTALTGETGAGKTMVVTGLTMLLGARLDRGRTGTAATVDGTLTLAGHDRLANALHELGAEEEDGEVLVVRRVTRDGRSRAHIGGVPVPIGTLSALVGTAVTVHGQSDQQRLREPDAQRDALDRFAKDDVAPLLERHEQLWEQRSALRDQLAELEDLLQRRDREGTRLREALERLERTDPTPREDDDLRSELERLGNAAELRAAADQAALALVGDDGPAAAPLLDIASEAVSRAARTDSTLTPLGERLEAARIELSDLAAELSRYADGIDASPGRLDTANERLHDLTALVRDLGPVLSGPDGPPESVTALLENSRHAAAALDRYDGAEEEREQVAARLAALEEDLDQAATDLTAARTRAAAQLSGAVQEELRHLEMPDADITVTVTAHAHRHHGRDAVAILLAPHPGAEPLPVAQAASGGELSRVMLALEVALAAHRQDRTAAPVFVFDEIDAGIGGRAALAVGQRLARLARHAQVIVVTHLPQVAAHAGTHLRIEKTSTGGATSSRIDALDRQQRIRELSRMLAGDDHSDVALAHAQELLDDATAVRTEPGEGTP; encoded by the coding sequence ATGCTCTCCACCCTGCGCATCCGCTCCATCGGCGTGATCGAGGACGCCACCCTCGAGTTCGGCCCCGGCTTCACCGCCCTCACCGGCGAGACCGGTGCCGGCAAGACCATGGTGGTGACCGGACTGACGATGCTGCTGGGGGCGCGACTGGACCGTGGCCGCACCGGCACCGCTGCCACCGTGGACGGCACCCTCACCCTGGCCGGCCATGACCGCCTCGCCAACGCCCTGCACGAGCTCGGTGCGGAGGAGGAGGACGGCGAGGTGCTGGTGGTGCGCCGCGTCACCCGCGACGGCCGCTCCCGTGCCCACATCGGCGGTGTCCCCGTTCCCATCGGCACCCTGTCCGCACTGGTCGGAACAGCTGTCACCGTGCACGGCCAGTCCGACCAGCAGCGTCTGCGCGAACCCGACGCGCAGCGCGATGCCCTGGACCGCTTCGCCAAGGACGACGTCGCACCGCTGCTGGAGCGCCACGAGCAGCTGTGGGAGCAGCGCTCCGCCTTGCGCGATCAGCTCGCCGAGCTCGAGGACCTGCTGCAGCGCCGGGACCGCGAGGGCACCCGACTGCGCGAGGCCCTCGAACGTCTCGAACGCACCGACCCGACACCAAGGGAGGACGATGACCTGCGCAGTGAACTGGAACGTCTCGGCAACGCCGCCGAGCTCCGGGCCGCAGCCGACCAGGCCGCCCTCGCCCTGGTGGGCGACGACGGCCCCGCCGCAGCACCCCTGCTGGACATCGCCTCCGAGGCCGTCAGCCGGGCCGCCCGCACCGATAGCACACTGACCCCGCTGGGGGAGCGGCTGGAGGCGGCCCGCATCGAACTGTCGGACCTCGCCGCGGAGCTCTCCCGCTACGCCGACGGCATCGACGCCTCCCCGGGAAGGCTCGACACCGCCAACGAACGCCTCCACGACCTCACGGCCCTGGTGCGCGACCTGGGACCGGTGCTGTCCGGCCCCGACGGACCCCCGGAGTCGGTCACCGCTCTGCTGGAGAACTCCCGGCACGCCGCCGCCGCACTGGACCGTTACGACGGCGCCGAGGAGGAACGGGAGCAGGTCGCCGCCCGCCTGGCCGCACTGGAGGAGGACCTGGACCAGGCCGCGACGGACCTCACCGCGGCGCGCACCCGTGCCGCCGCTCAGCTCTCCGGCGCTGTGCAGGAGGAACTGCGGCACCTGGAGATGCCGGACGCGGACATCACCGTGACCGTCACCGCCCACGCCCACCGTCACCACGGTCGTGACGCCGTCGCGATCCTGCTGGCCCCGCACCCGGGCGCGGAGCCGCTGCCGGTGGCGCAGGCAGCCTCCGGCGGCGAACTGAGCCGGGTGATGCTGGCCCTCGAGGTGGCATTGGCCGCCCACCGCCAGGACCGCACCGCCGCGCCCGTGTTCGTCTTCGACGAGATCGATGCCGGCATCGGCGGTCGCGCCGCCCTGGCCGTCGGCCAGAGGCTCGCGCGCCTCGCCCGCCACGCGCAGGTCATCGTGGTCACCCACCTCCCGCAGGTCGCCGCCCACGCCGGCACCCACCTGAGGATCGAGAAGACCAGTACCGGCGGTGCCACCAGCTCCCGCATCGACGCCCTGGACCGGCAGCAGCGGATCCGCGAGCTGTCCAGGATGCTGGCCGGCGACGACCACTCCGATGTGGCACTCGCCCACGCTCAGGAACTGCTGGATGATGCCACTGCGGTGAGGACAGAACCGGGAGAGGGGACGCCATGA
- a CDS encoding copper transporter, with product MIDFRYHLVSLISVFLALAVGIVLGAGPLRESLGAQLAGQVEQLRSEQDDLRAQADDLRTQNDHLSGFITEIGPDLVAGTLEQNDVVVISDHNSTRQPVQNLSGLLEHAGARSITRITLQPALWDPGSEQRRTDALDAVAGIAPVLLDRDLDASEQLPDMIITLLTQDSSSEVTPGLRAQVWQVLIDNQLVTIDGDAPPRASAVVYAAAEPAQLTVASDDDPTAADRAQQLLTVQTRLLTALADSGTPSVLSVATPDNDGTVGILRSVRGDSTFADLSTTDRLQASDGPVLAVLALIEQLRGGAGDYGTTADADARVPNLPEAAVIRDEMEEPSGDATGGPSDGGGAE from the coding sequence GTGATCGATTTCCGCTACCACCTCGTCTCCCTGATCTCGGTGTTCCTGGCGCTCGCCGTGGGCATCGTGCTCGGGGCGGGGCCACTGCGTGAGAGCCTCGGCGCCCAGCTCGCCGGACAGGTCGAGCAGCTGCGCAGCGAGCAGGACGACCTGCGTGCCCAGGCCGACGACCTGCGCACCCAGAACGACCACCTCTCCGGGTTCATCACCGAGATCGGACCTGACCTGGTGGCCGGCACCCTGGAGCAGAACGACGTGGTGGTCATCAGCGACCACAACTCGACCCGGCAGCCCGTCCAGAACCTCTCCGGGCTGCTCGAGCACGCCGGGGCACGATCGATCACCCGCATCACCCTGCAGCCGGCCCTGTGGGACCCGGGCAGCGAGCAGCGGCGCACGGACGCCCTGGATGCCGTGGCCGGGATCGCCCCCGTGCTGCTGGACCGCGACCTGGACGCGTCCGAACAGCTGCCCGACATGATCATCACCCTGCTCACCCAGGACTCCAGCTCTGAGGTCACCCCCGGCCTGCGCGCCCAGGTATGGCAGGTGCTCATCGACAACCAGCTGGTCACCATCGACGGCGACGCCCCGCCACGTGCCTCGGCCGTGGTGTACGCCGCCGCTGAGCCGGCGCAGCTGACGGTGGCCAGCGACGACGACCCCACCGCCGCCGACCGCGCCCAGCAGCTGCTCACCGTGCAGACCCGCCTGCTGACCGCACTGGCTGATTCCGGCACCCCCTCCGTGCTCTCCGTGGCCACCCCGGACAACGACGGCACCGTGGGCATCCTGCGCAGCGTCCGCGGTGACAGCACCTTCGCGGACCTGTCCACCACCGATCGCCTGCAGGCCTCGGATGGCCCCGTGCTCGCTGTGCTGGCACTGATCGAGCAGCTGCGCGGCGGTGCAGGCGACTACGGCACCACCGCCGATGCCGATGCACGGGTCCCCAACCTGCCGGAGGCAGCGGTGATCCGGGACGAGATGGAAGAACCTTCCGGCGACGCCACCGGCGGGCCCTCGGACGGAGGAGGAGCGGAGTGA
- a CDS encoding NAD kinase, with translation MRRFLLYVHTGRRAARDAMLAVLDDLAERQVEAVLMSDQVAEVRALPAAEIPEGLIAALEGEMVEVLDVIEAGDPVELGIVLGGDGTILRALESVRDADIPVHGVNLGHVGFLAESEAEGLAATVSRLLDGEYEIESRSALHITVLDADDAVIAEHWAMNEGSLEKANRQRMVYVAIEIDGRPVSSFGCDGVLLSTSTGSTAYAFSAGGPVIWPEVDALLLVPLAAHALFARPLVLGRSSVAAVEMTMDNRDDGVLTLDGRRTVEITAGMRVEARLSPDSVRLVRMSSTPFADRLVEKFQLPVVGWRGRSRGPRTR, from the coding sequence ATGAGGCGCTTCCTCCTGTACGTCCACACCGGCCGCCGTGCGGCCCGGGACGCCATGCTCGCAGTGCTGGACGACCTCGCCGAGAGGCAGGTCGAAGCCGTGCTGATGAGCGACCAGGTCGCCGAGGTCCGCGCCCTGCCCGCCGCAGAGATCCCCGAGGGCCTGATTGCGGCCCTCGAGGGCGAGATGGTCGAGGTGCTCGACGTGATCGAGGCCGGTGACCCTGTGGAACTGGGCATCGTCCTGGGCGGTGACGGCACTATCCTGCGGGCACTGGAGTCCGTGCGCGACGCCGACATCCCCGTGCACGGGGTGAACCTGGGCCACGTGGGCTTCCTCGCCGAGAGCGAGGCGGAGGGCCTGGCCGCCACCGTCTCCCGTCTGCTGGACGGCGAGTACGAGATCGAGAGCCGCAGCGCACTGCACATCACCGTGCTGGACGCCGACGACGCCGTGATCGCCGAGCACTGGGCGATGAACGAGGGATCGTTGGAGAAGGCCAACCGTCAGCGCATGGTGTACGTTGCCATCGAGATCGACGGCCGCCCCGTCTCGTCCTTCGGCTGCGACGGCGTGCTGCTGTCCACCTCCACCGGCTCCACCGCCTACGCCTTCAGTGCAGGCGGCCCCGTGATCTGGCCCGAGGTGGACGCCCTGCTGCTGGTGCCGCTGGCGGCCCATGCCCTGTTCGCCCGCCCCCTGGTGCTGGGCCGTTCCTCCGTGGCCGCTGTGGAGATGACGATGGACAACCGCGACGACGGTGTGCTCACCCTGGATGGTCGCCGCACCGTGGAGATCACTGCCGGGATGCGCGTGGAGGCACGGCTCTCCCCGGACTCGGTGCGCCTGGTGCGGATGTCCTCGACCCCCTTCGCGGACAGACTAGTGGAGAAGTTCCAGCTCCCGGTGGTCGGGTGGCGAGGTCGCTCCCGCGGCCCCCGCACCCGCTGA